A single region of the Tachyglossus aculeatus isolate mTacAcu1 chromosome X1, mTacAcu1.pri, whole genome shotgun sequence genome encodes:
- the GFOD2 gene encoding glucose-fructose oxidoreductase domain-containing protein 2 isoform X2, with the protein MVTAARYYPKLMSLVGNALRFLPAFVRMKQLIEECYIGTVMICDVRVYWGSLLSPDYNWICDEVMGGGGLHTMGTYIVDLLTHLTGRRTEKVHGLLKTFVKQNAAIGGIRHVTSDDFCFFQMLMSGGVCSTVTLNFNMPGSFVHEIMIVGSTGRLIARGTDLYGQKNTALQEELLLTDSLTINAGLLEEGFQDIPLLYLKGMVSMVQALRQSFQEQEDRRTWDHRPVSMAASFEDGLYMQCVIDAIKKSSRSGEWEAVEVMTEEPDANQNLCEALQRNNL; encoded by the coding sequence ATGGTCACAGCTGCCCGATACTACCCTAAGCTGATGAGCCTGGTTGGGAACGCCCTGCGCTTCCTACCCGCCTTTGTCCGGATGAAGCAGCTAATCGAGGAGTGCTACATCGGCACAGTGATGATCTGTGACGTGCGCGTCTACTGGGGCAGCCTCCTCAGCCCCGACTACAACTGGATCTGCGACGAGGTGATGGGCGGGGGCGGCCTGCACACGATGGGCACCTACATCGTCGACCTTCTGACCCACCTGACGGGCAGGAGAACGGAGAAGGTCCACGGCCTGCTGAAGACCTTCGTGAAGCAGAACGCAGCCATCGGCGGGATCCGCCATGTCACCAGTGACGACTTCTGCTTTTTCCAGATGTTAATGAGCGGTGGAGTCTGCAGCACCGTGACTCTCAACTTCAACATGCCCGGTTCCTTCGTCCATGAAATCATGATCGTGGGGTCCACCGGGCGTCTTATAGCCCGAGGGACTGATTTATATGGGCAGAAGAACACGGCGCTGCAGGAAGAGCTGCTGCTGACAGATTCCCTGACGATCAACGCAGGACTCCTAGAGGAGGGATTTCAAGACATCCCACTGCTGTACCTCAAGGGGATGGTGTCCATGGTGCAGGCCTTACGGCAGTCTTTCCAGGAACAAGAGGATCGCCGGACTTGGGATCACAGACCCGTCTCTATGGCCGCCTCTTTTGAGGATGGGCTATATATGCAATGTGTGATTGATGCCATCAAGAAATCCAGCAGGTCTGGGGAGTGGGAGGCTGTGGAGGTCATGACAGAGGAGCCCGATGCCAATCAGAACCTTTGTGAGGCCCTTCAGAGAAATAACCTGTGA
- the GFOD2 gene encoding glucose-fructose oxidoreductase domain-containing protein 2 isoform X1, whose amino-acid sequence MKMLPGVGVFGTGSTARVLVPLLRAEGFSIEALWGKTEEEAKQLAEELNISFYTSRTDDILLHQDVDLVCINIPPSLTRQIAVKALGIGKNVICEKAASSVDAFRMVTAARYYPKLMSLVGNALRFLPAFVRMKQLIEECYIGTVMICDVRVYWGSLLSPDYNWICDEVMGGGGLHTMGTYIVDLLTHLTGRRTEKVHGLLKTFVKQNAAIGGIRHVTSDDFCFFQMLMSGGVCSTVTLNFNMPGSFVHEIMIVGSTGRLIARGTDLYGQKNTALQEELLLTDSLTINAGLLEEGFQDIPLLYLKGMVSMVQALRQSFQEQEDRRTWDHRPVSMAASFEDGLYMQCVIDAIKKSSRSGEWEAVEVMTEEPDANQNLCEALQRNNL is encoded by the exons ATGAAGATGCTTCCCGGAGTGGGGGTCTTTGGGACTGGCAGCACTGCCCGAGTCCTAGTTCCTTTGCTGAGAGCCGAGGGCTTCTCTATTGAGGCTCTGTGGGGGAAGACCGAGGAGGAAGCGAAGCAGCTTGCCGAAGAGTTGAATATTTCCTTCTACACAAGCCGGACAGATGACATCTTGCTGCACCAGGACGTGGATCTGGTTTGCATAAACATCCCTCCTTCGCTCACACGACAGATAGCTGTAAAAGCTCTAG GTATTGGGAAGAATGTCATATGCGAGAAGGCAGCTAGCTCGGTGGATGCCTTCCGAATGGTCACAGCTGCCCGATACTACCCTAAGCTGATGAGCCTGGTTGGGAACGCCCTGCGCTTCCTACCCGCCTTTGTCCGGATGAAGCAGCTAATCGAGGAGTGCTACATCGGCACAGTGATGATCTGTGACGTGCGCGTCTACTGGGGCAGCCTCCTCAGCCCCGACTACAACTGGATCTGCGACGAGGTGATGGGCGGGGGCGGCCTGCACACGATGGGCACCTACATCGTCGACCTTCTGACCCACCTGACGGGCAGGAGAACGGAGAAGGTCCACGGCCTGCTGAAGACCTTCGTGAAGCAGAACGCAGCCATCGGCGGGATCCGCCATGTCACCAGTGACGACTTCTGCTTTTTCCAGATGTTAATGAGCGGTGGAGTCTGCAGCACCGTGACTCTCAACTTCAACATGCCCGGTTCCTTCGTCCATGAAATCATGATCGTGGGGTCCACCGGGCGTCTTATAGCCCGAGGGACTGATTTATATGGGCAGAAGAACACGGCGCTGCAGGAAGAGCTGCTGCTGACAGATTCCCTGACGATCAACGCAGGACTCCTAGAGGAGGGATTTCAAGACATCCCACTGCTGTACCTCAAGGGGATGGTGTCCATGGTGCAGGCCTTACGGCAGTCTTTCCAGGAACAAGAGGATCGCCGGACTTGGGATCACAGACCCGTCTCTATGGCCGCCTCTTTTGAGGATGGGCTATATATGCAATGTGTGATTGATGCCATCAAGAAATCCAGCAGGTCTGGGGAGTGGGAGGCTGTGGAGGTCATGACAGAGGAGCCCGATGCCAATCAGAACCTTTGTGAGGCCCTTCAGAGAAATAACCTGTGA